A window of Flavobacterium flavigenum contains these coding sequences:
- a CDS encoding tetratricopeptide repeat protein, with translation MKKNYSFYQKTEEVYFSTEFAFPIAVIVMASIITYGLLYFFGIALAVIFNVIISFIGSFYFYYFGKSSTAITLDFLIRVALVSGFFLFMDYGVFALVKYQKTDVFNKIYFYLWLTIILGVPLLYYIFQYSRYYYKETKNAGTYIKVHLTVHHDRELLTVIDTIQFVNTVKRSMSDIKLEKPDCFYSDAELKKMDDNSVRNYLGKDAFRGLMHLPFDADVLFISWYSIVEDKYYDIEVPFPFEKLFIEQEKYPTNVSEVLRGKKSKPLNLHIHAKGGIRLFNVDEVLINLPESIPTVISEQERNKKIEIYRDLQDYYRAPKAFEELIEKIKSSNGIEERFFIQNKKFNWSMHISGLKGNNYLDVLDVSFSKYKTEIAELDMPGFRFLPKEIGIVYRGNYLYDWLNLYINTQEIYYFIQELKSGNECSPVSFELVFEDLTETGLKFTIRSGDKFMIFNNWKISIRNDRKQDMTDHLLHIDEDQQKRALYKEAWDLVASKQYDQAQEKCDTIKAIDPGYGFAYFLEVRLLWYKEGFEACYAKQDYFIAKTQHEPAALAHMYNNYGCLYDQELKYDESLSYFEKAILANPKDGMYVCNLAEIYCKLNRPKKALDAAEKSKKLGHESPTLHAILESKGLRYL, from the coding sequence ATGAAAAAAAACTACAGTTTTTATCAAAAAACAGAAGAAGTTTATTTTAGTACAGAATTCGCTTTTCCTATAGCGGTGATCGTCATGGCTTCTATTATTACCTATGGATTGCTTTACTTTTTTGGTATAGCTTTAGCTGTGATTTTTAATGTAATTATTTCTTTTATCGGAAGTTTCTATTTCTATTACTTTGGTAAATCATCCACAGCTATAACTTTAGATTTTTTAATTCGGGTTGCATTAGTTTCCGGTTTCTTTTTATTTATGGATTACGGAGTTTTTGCGCTCGTTAAATATCAGAAAACAGACGTTTTCAATAAAATATATTTTTATCTATGGTTAACAATTATTTTAGGAGTTCCTCTTTTATATTACATTTTTCAATACAGCCGATATTATTATAAAGAAACAAAAAATGCAGGAACATATATAAAAGTTCATCTTACAGTGCATCATGACAGGGAATTGCTTACCGTTATTGATACGATACAGTTTGTCAATACTGTAAAACGTAGTATGTCGGATATCAAATTAGAAAAGCCTGATTGTTTCTATTCGGATGCGGAATTAAAAAAGATGGATGATAATAGCGTTCGGAATTATCTGGGAAAAGATGCTTTTAGAGGTTTAATGCATTTACCTTTCGATGCAGATGTACTTTTTATCTCCTGGTATTCTATTGTTGAAGATAAATATTATGATATTGAAGTACCTTTTCCTTTTGAAAAACTGTTTATTGAACAGGAAAAATATCCAACAAATGTTTCAGAAGTTTTGAGAGGCAAAAAATCAAAACCGTTAAATCTGCACATTCATGCCAAAGGCGGAATTCGGCTTTTTAATGTTGATGAGGTTTTAATCAATCTTCCTGAAAGTATTCCGACAGTTATTTCAGAGCAAGAGCGAAATAAAAAAATAGAAATCTATAGGGATTTACAAGATTATTATCGCGCGCCAAAAGCTTTTGAAGAATTGATAGAAAAAATTAAATCATCTAACGGAATTGAAGAACGTTTCTTTATACAAAACAAAAAGTTTAACTGGAGTATGCACATTTCAGGTCTGAAAGGCAATAATTATTTAGATGTTTTAGATGTTTCTTTCAGTAAATACAAAACTGAAATTGCCGAATTGGATATGCCTGGATTTCGATTTTTGCCAAAAGAAATCGGAATTGTTTACAGAGGAAATTATTTGTATGACTGGCTTAATCTATACATTAACACACAGGAAATTTATTACTTTATACAAGAACTCAAGAGCGGAAATGAATGCAGTCCTGTTTCTTTTGAACTTGTTTTTGAAGATTTGACAGAAACAGGTTTAAAATTCACAATCAGGTCAGGCGACAAATTTATGATTTTTAATAATTGGAAAATTAGTATCAGAAACGACCGCAAGCAAGACATGACAGACCATCTTTTGCATATCGATGAAGATCAGCAAAAGCGTGCTTTATATAAGGAAGCATGGGATTTGGTTGCCAGTAAACAATACGATCAGGCTCAGGAAAAATGCGATACGATTAAAGCAATTGACCCGGGATATGGTTTTGCTTATTTTTTGGAGGTAAGATTATTATGGTACAAAGAAGGATTTGAAGCCTGTTACGCCAAACAGGATTATTTTATTGCTAAAACACAACATGAACCTGCTGCATTGGCACACATGTACAACAATTACGGGTGTTTGTATGATCAGGAATTAAAATATGACGAATCATTATCATATTTTGAAAAAGCGATTCTTGCTAATCCAAAAGATGGTATGTATGTCTGTAATCTTGCTGAAATATACTGCAAATTAAATCGGCCTAAAAAAGCACTTGATGCTGCTGAAAAATCCAAAAAATTAGGTCACGAATCACCAACTTTACATGCAATTTTAGAAAGTAAAGGATTACGTTATTTGTAG
- a CDS encoding glutamine synthetase III → MSTLRFQALQEASSRKPVHFEEIDRKSTIFGANVFNEKAMKQYLTSDAFKGVRDAIQHGTKIDRKLADYIAMGMKEWALAKGVTHYTHWFQPLTGTTAEKHDAFFDVSYDGSDPVEKFGGAQLVQQEPDASSFPNGGIRNTFEARGYTAWDPTSPAFIYGTTLCIPTVFIAYTGEALDNKIPLLRALSAMDEAATEVCKYFDKNVKKVTATLGWEQEYFLIDRALANSRPDLMMTGRTLLGHTSAKGQQLDDHYFGSIPTRALTYMRDLEQECMLLGIPVKTRHNEVAPNQFELAPIFEETNLAVDHNSLLMDVMQKVAERHDFKVLFHEKPFKGVNGSGKHNNWSLATDTGVNLLSPSKTPMSNLQFLTFFINTIKAVNDYETLLRASIATASNDHRLGANEAPPAIISVFIGEQLTKVLTELESVTTGKLSPEEKTDLKLNVVGKIPDVLLDNTDRNRTSPFAFTGNKFEFRAVGSNSNCSNAMTTLNAIVAKQLKDFKIEVDTLIDTKGLKKDEAIFNVLREYIKESKKILFEGDGYSDAWEKEASKRGLSNFKTTPEAIKAKVSKQALDLFAELGILNHVEAEARYEIELEEYTKKIQIEGRVLGDIARNHVIPTAIRYQNTLIENVKGLKEIFGKEFETIAKEQIILIKEISGHIEGINSKVEAMTNERKTANNLTDAQKMAEAYCNKVKPYFEDIRNHCDKLELLVDDESWTLTKYRELLLTK, encoded by the coding sequence ATGTCAACATTACGTTTTCAGGCCTTGCAGGAAGCTTCATCAAGAAAGCCTGTACATTTTGAGGAAATTGACAGAAAGTCAACTATTTTCGGGGCAAATGTTTTTAATGAGAAAGCAATGAAGCAGTATTTGACTTCAGATGCATTTAAAGGAGTTAGGGATGCTATTCAGCACGGAACCAAAATAGACCGAAAACTGGCCGATTATATTGCCATGGGGATGAAAGAATGGGCTTTGGCTAAGGGTGTTACACATTATACACACTGGTTTCAGCCGCTTACCGGAACTACTGCAGAAAAACATGATGCCTTTTTTGACGTATCATACGATGGAAGTGATCCTGTAGAAAAATTTGGCGGTGCACAATTGGTACAGCAGGAACCGGATGCATCAAGTTTCCCGAACGGCGGAATCAGAAATACATTTGAAGCCAGAGGATACACAGCATGGGACCCGACTTCTCCGGCATTTATCTATGGAACAACTTTATGTATTCCTACTGTATTTATAGCTTATACAGGAGAAGCTTTAGATAATAAAATTCCGTTGTTAAGAGCTTTATCAGCTATGGATGAAGCAGCGACAGAGGTTTGTAAATATTTTGACAAAAACGTAAAAAAAGTAACGGCTACTTTAGGCTGGGAGCAGGAATATTTCTTAATTGACAGAGCTTTGGCCAATTCCCGCCCTGATTTAATGATGACAGGAAGAACTTTATTAGGGCATACTTCTGCAAAAGGACAGCAGTTAGACGATCATTATTTCGGATCTATTCCAACTCGTGCCTTAACGTACATGAGAGATTTAGAGCAGGAATGTATGTTGTTAGGAATTCCGGTAAAAACCCGTCATAATGAGGTAGCGCCGAATCAGTTTGAGCTGGCTCCAATATTTGAAGAAACCAATCTGGCTGTAGATCATAACTCTTTATTGATGGATGTGATGCAAAAGGTAGCAGAGCGTCATGACTTTAAAGTACTTTTTCATGAAAAGCCTTTTAAAGGTGTAAACGGTTCTGGTAAACATAATAACTGGTCACTGGCGACTGATACAGGAGTTAACTTATTAAGTCCGAGTAAGACGCCAATGAGCAATTTACAGTTTTTAACGTTCTTTATTAATACTATAAAAGCAGTTAACGATTATGAAACTTTATTAAGAGCTTCTATCGCAACAGCGAGTAATGATCACAGGTTAGGGGCAAATGAAGCGCCGCCGGCTATTATTTCGGTATTTATTGGGGAGCAGTTAACGAAAGTTCTAACCGAACTGGAAAGTGTAACTACAGGAAAATTATCGCCTGAAGAGAAAACCGATTTAAAACTGAATGTGGTGGGTAAAATTCCGGATGTTCTTTTGGATAATACAGATAGAAACAGAACGTCTCCTTTTGCCTTTACAGGAAATAAATTCGAATTCAGGGCAGTAGGTTCAAATTCAAACTGTTCGAATGCAATGACTACTCTGAATGCGATTGTAGCAAAACAATTAAAGGACTTTAAAATTGAAGTAGATACTTTGATTGATACGAAAGGTTTGAAAAAAGACGAAGCAATCTTCAATGTTTTGAGGGAATATATAAAGGAGTCCAAAAAAATCCTTTTTGAAGGAGACGGTTACAGCGATGCCTGGGAAAAAGAAGCTTCGAAAAGAGGTTTAAGTAATTTTAAAACTACACCTGAAGCCATTAAAGCAAAAGTTTCTAAACAGGCTTTAGACTTATTTGCTGAATTAGGCATTTTAAATCATGTTGAAGCTGAGGCACGCTATGAAATTGAATTGGAGGAATATACTAAGAAAATTCAGATTGAAGGCAGGGTTTTAGGTGATATTGCCAGAAATCATGTGATTCCGACTGCCATTCGTTATCAAAATACTTTAATTGAAAACGTAAAAGGACTGAAAGAAATTTTTGGTAAAGAATTCGAAACTATTGCCAAAGAACAAATCATTCTGATTAAAGAAATTTCAGGTCATATAGAAGGAATCAATTCAAAAGTAGAAGCGATGACGAATGAAAGAAAAACAGCAAATAATTTAACAGATGCGCAAAAAATGGCTGAGGCTTATTGCAATAAAGTGAAGCCATATTTTGAAGATATCCGTAATCATTGCGATAAGCTGGAATTACTAGTAGATGATGAAAGCTGGACGCTGACAAAATACAGAGAACTTCTGCTTACGAAATAA
- a CDS encoding T9SS type A sorting domain-containing protein codes for MKSILLVFFLCLSISSYGQYAKKDLSENYVSDANDLFFEKMVVHLNPSCRLLNISNALLDKITFYDMLGQLQKTVVVLTNKEDHLIDLSQLLKGTYFIVLEKDDKTTRRKIIIN; via the coding sequence ATGAAAAGTATTTTACTCGTTTTTTTTCTTTGTTTAAGTATTTCCAGTTATGGGCAATATGCTAAAAAAGATTTGTCTGAAAATTATGTTTCTGATGCAAATGATTTGTTTTTTGAGAAAATGGTTGTCCATCTAAATCCTTCTTGCCGATTATTGAATATAAGCAATGCTCTTCTCGATAAAATTACATTTTATGATATGTTGGGTCAATTACAAAAAACTGTTGTGGTTTTAACCAATAAAGAAGACCATCTAATTGACCTGTCCCAGCTATTGAAAGGTACATATTTCATTGTTTTGGAAAAGGATGATAAAACAACCAGGAGAAAAATCATTATTAATTAG
- a CDS encoding T9SS type A sorting domain-containing protein: protein MKTIVRLITAVLVLMSGSVFAQKYQDTLITVRNVRLHYEYDVSWTKEVKARNINEFIKNQSEPSIKSSTQIQSILQKIKLSKEPCVNSGFESGYSGWTGLSLKHGLTTLPIENGLTLNPGVSALPFTGTASGQNFTSIETTGTDVLLLASTPSFSMSKTAPGSTGTQSIRLGNDQPGYSAEGIAKRFVVTAANAKYYFQYAMVMDKSHSNPDGSVNGSEVFFIAEAVDMTGVTVDKMVDIAAPSNPFISATNTPGEGIKYYRDWRCAYLDLSGHIGKEVVIMFINSDCSAGGHNGYTYIDDTCTACKNTSEGVIDLDLKGHDCINPKQTFNGTFTVPRAATNVQISFEIYQNGTMLNSIPASTFSGSNYTVDVAATDFPNQTPGTCYDVVAKLTFNLIDLNGNVQTVVQYSANPVLGVQYGQTSGFDNDICFCINNLGAYCCDSENLVVNGNFEAGNSGFTSSYTLDPTTYPGQYYVTNTAAAFGATVTDHSFCADPVVYVSNSKYLTVNGKTQQTGSSVIWEQTITGLRRGEKYRFCANFKNMKQCTFDILPKVRLEAGSTTSAVFTVNMATANACDWQNADVVFTATGSSETVRIYLDETGNGDGNDLAIDDIYIGALGDPGLAITVQHNGTNNAIIASVNSIATSDDSIKGDCRKYHWYVAEVTSYPSIVIDWSTFAHGNNSGSNLPPFAGTSSPAIWDLTTTFPGYTFANNKLYIIGMYTPECDCYDSGFTYQLTFNTTSKSANAAGITDEQKAEIIDAILNGLKPGKTDNSSTTNEPETKIKENVQLYPNPVANELTVSALNEAISEVIISDSTGKTVKKQSFASQNSIERMNVSSLPQGLYFVKVISDKNTYVSKLIKD, encoded by the coding sequence ATGAAAACAATTGTACGTCTCATTACAGCAGTACTCGTTTTAATGTCAGGATCTGTTTTTGCACAGAAATATCAGGACACCTTAATAACGGTCAGAAATGTCAGATTGCATTATGAATATGATGTAAGCTGGACAAAAGAAGTTAAAGCCAGGAATATTAATGAATTTATTAAAAACCAATCTGAACCTTCCATTAAATCTTCCACACAAATTCAGTCTATTTTACAGAAGATAAAATTATCTAAAGAGCCTTGTGTTAATTCGGGATTTGAAAGTGGTTACAGCGGATGGACCGGATTGAGCCTCAAACACGGACTTACAACACTTCCTATTGAAAACGGCTTAACACTTAATCCGGGCGTTTCAGCATTGCCTTTTACGGGTACAGCATCCGGACAAAATTTTACTTCAATCGAAACAACAGGAACAGATGTCCTTTTATTAGCATCGACTCCTTCATTTTCAATGTCTAAAACAGCACCGGGTTCCACTGGAACACAATCAATTCGTTTAGGAAATGATCAGCCGGGTTATAGTGCAGAAGGGATTGCCAAGCGTTTTGTAGTAACAGCAGCAAATGCTAAATACTATTTTCAATATGCCATGGTAATGGATAAAAGCCATTCAAATCCAGATGGAAGTGTAAATGGTTCTGAAGTCTTTTTTATTGCAGAAGCAGTAGATATGACCGGAGTAACGGTTGATAAAATGGTAGATATTGCTGCTCCTTCAAATCCATTTATCAGTGCTACTAATACTCCTGGTGAAGGAATCAAGTACTACAGAGACTGGCGTTGCGCTTATCTCGATTTGTCAGGTCATATCGGGAAGGAAGTGGTAATTATGTTTATAAACTCAGATTGTTCTGCCGGAGGTCATAACGGATATACCTATATTGATGATACTTGTACAGCATGTAAAAATACTTCAGAAGGAGTTATTGATTTAGATTTAAAAGGACATGATTGTATAAATCCGAAGCAAACTTTTAATGGGACATTTACTGTTCCCAGAGCAGCAACCAATGTACAGATTAGTTTTGAGATTTATCAAAACGGAACAATGCTGAACAGCATACCTGCCAGCACATTTTCAGGCTCCAATTATACAGTTGATGTTGCCGCAACTGATTTTCCAAACCAGACCCCAGGAACTTGTTATGATGTAGTAGCAAAACTGACTTTTAATTTAATAGACTTAAACGGAAATGTACAAACAGTTGTCCAGTACTCTGCAAATCCTGTTTTGGGTGTGCAATATGGGCAAACGTCAGGTTTTGACAATGATATCTGTTTTTGTATCAATAATTTAGGGGCCTATTGCTGTGATTCTGAAAATCTGGTTGTAAACGGTAACTTTGAAGCTGGAAATTCAGGTTTCACAAGTTCATATACTCTTGACCCAACTACTTATCCGGGACAATACTACGTAACAAATACTGCGGCGGCTTTTGGAGCAACAGTAACTGATCATTCGTTTTGTGCTGATCCTGTAGTATATGTATCAAACAGCAAATATTTGACAGTGAACGGAAAAACACAGCAAACAGGTTCTTCAGTAATTTGGGAACAAACAATAACAGGATTAAGACGAGGAGAAAAATACCGTTTTTGTGCTAATTTCAAAAACATGAAACAATGCACTTTTGATATTCTTCCGAAAGTCAGATTAGAAGCAGGCAGTACAACTTCAGCTGTGTTTACAGTAAATATGGCAACTGCTAATGCTTGCGACTGGCAAAACGCAGATGTAGTTTTCACAGCAACAGGAAGCAGCGAAACGGTTCGAATTTATCTTGATGAAACTGGTAATGGTGACGGAAATGACTTAGCAATTGATGATATTTACATAGGTGCTTTAGGCGATCCGGGGCTTGCAATTACAGTGCAGCACAATGGAACCAATAATGCAATTATTGCATCGGTTAATAGTATTGCAACGTCAGATGACAGTATTAAAGGTGATTGTAGAAAATACCACTGGTATGTAGCCGAGGTTACTTCATATCCTTCTATAGTGATTGACTGGAGTACATTTGCCCACGGAAACAACTCTGGAAGTAATCTGCCTCCTTTTGCAGGAACTTCATCGCCAGCAATATGGGATCTGACGACTACTTTCCCTGGTTATACTTTTGCAAATAACAAATTGTATATCATTGGAATGTACACACCCGAATGCGATTGTTATGACAGTGGTTTTACCTATCAGTTAACATTTAATACCACGTCTAAATCTGCCAATGCTGCCGGAATTACAGACGAACAAAAAGCAGAAATTATTGATGCTATTTTAAATGGTTTAAAACCGGGCAAAACAGATAATTCGTCAACTACTAATGAGCCGGAAACAAAAATAAAAGAGAATGTTCAGCTTTATCCTAATCCTGTAGCAAATGAATTAACCGTTTCTGCTTTGAATGAGGCAATTTCTGAAGTTATTATTTCAGATTCAACAGGAAAAACAGTTAAAAAACAATCTTTTGCCTCTCAGAACAGTATTGAAAGAATGAATGTGTCTAGTTTACCGCAGGGACTTTATTTTGTGAAAGTAATCAGTGATAAAAATACCTACGTGTCGAAACTGATTAAAGATTAA